Genomic window (Stenotrophomonas maltophilia):
ACCAGTGCGGCCACATCGAGCCGGCCACCGGTACCGCCGCGCGCATCACCAGCCAGGAGCCGGTGGAGCTGCGCAAGGTCGCTGATGGTGAGTACCGGGGCACTGTATACATCGACCGCATGCTGGACGAGGATTACTACGGTCGTGGCGTCTGCAAGTGGGAATTCAGCGGCGCCGGTGCGATGCTGAAAGCCACTGGCGCCGAGGGTGAAACGCGCTTCCTGTCGTTCATTGAGGCAGCGCCGTTCGTCAAAGGCGAGACCGAAACTCGCCACTATCCTCGTGCAGACTATCCGCGCGTGAACGAGATTCCTGACTACGGCGCAAGCGGGCAGGAAGATCCCACCAAATTCCGCCCTGAACTTCAGAATGCGCTGTTCTCGGCTTCACTTGAAGCCAGTGAGGTGCGCCAATGAGCCTCAACAGCCAGGACTATGCTGCACTATCCGAAGATGCATACAAGGATTATGCGGTCGGTCGTCGTGCACCTGGTCAAGAAGAGATCGTCCCGATCAACGGCCACAAGTACAAGATTCTTGAGCATGTTGATAATCGACTGAACGGCTATCAGGGAACGATCTACCAGCGAGTCGACACCAATGAAATTGTCGTCGCACATCGCGGCACCGAACAGATCGCACGCGATGCAATTCTGACCGACGGTGGCATGGTCGTTGCCCGCACCAACGTGCAGGCTCCGGACGCCATCGCGCTGACTCAACGCGCCCTCGCCTACGCCAAGAAGGAAGGGCAGGATCTCGGACAACGTCCGCCCGAAGTTACCGTCACCGGCCACTCCCTCGGCGGCGCTCTGGCCCAGATCACCTCGCACCACTTCAACGTCAAGGGCGAGACCTTCAATGCCTACGGCGCGGTCAGCCTCAGCTATCGCATTCCGGAAGGCGGCAACACCATGATCAACCACGTCATGGCCTCCGACCCGGTCAGCGCCGCGTCACCGCATTTCGGCCAGGTCCGCATCTACGCCAAGCCCGATGAGATCAAGACGCTGGCCGCAAACGGCTTCAGCAATCACGCCCTGCGTGATCTGATTCCGGACCGCCCGATCATCGCGGCCACCAGCTCGTTCGGTGCGCACAAGCTGGGCAACTTCCTCAACGAAGGCTCGGTGCTGAAGCACCCGGAAACGCAGAAGCTGGCGAAAGACAACGCCAAGATGATCGAGGAGTATCGCGACGACGTCGAGTCACTGCGTCGCGGTGTCACCCGCGCCGCACGCGGCATCCCGGGCGGCGCCATCGATCTGTACGATCACATCCGCGGCCCAC
Coding sequences:
- a CDS encoding XVIPCD domain-containing protein, which codes for MSLNSQDYAALSEDAYKDYAVGRRAPGQEEIVPINGHKYKILEHVDNRLNGYQGTIYQRVDTNEIVVAHRGTEQIARDAILTDGGMVVARTNVQAPDAIALTQRALAYAKKEGQDLGQRPPEVTVTGHSLGGALAQITSHHFNVKGETFNAYGAVSLSYRIPEGGNTMINHVMASDPVSAASPHFGQVRIYAKPDEIKTLAANGFSNHALRDLIPDRPIIAATSSFGAHKLGNFLNEGSVLKHPETQKLAKDNAKMIEEYRDDVESLRRGVTRAARGIPGGAIDLYDHIRGPLQPGEPARREAEKNGHHTSMLRMDDANHLGNPLFNDAIRGVHAQDVRVGRVPDVMSTQLAGSLAAEMHAAGGKRIDEVMMNADASRSFAVQGQGGDPAHLRVSVDTAVAMNTPLEQSSQRIDQQATGQRLALERDQHLEQQQNQTRSMQA